A genomic stretch from Pseudomonas sp. MUP55 includes:
- a CDS encoding hybrid sensor histidine kinase/response regulator, whose product MRYLLILLLCGLPLLAGAVEFNQSTPSLPLGRVMQVLEDPTGTLTIADVSSPAYATQFKTHDKPTLNAGYSRSVFWLKVNLHYTAVDPRSPRTWFLELAYPPLNRLDLYQNDGTGNYRLTTRTGSALPFSSREVRQSNYLFKLNFVPDQRQTVYLRLQSQGSIQAPLTLWAGTAYMEEQPLRLYVLGAIYGVLLGMLVYNLFIYLSVRDTSYLYYILYIASFGLYQLSVNGVAVEYFWPNNPWWANAAVPFLIGSAALFGSLFARSFLHTAQHSRWLNRTLLALASCGGLVMVLALVTSYAVALRLATALALVFTVTIFVAAIKAWYCGQRMARYFIIAWSAFLLGGVVNTLMVLGYLPNVFLTMYASQIGSAIEVALLSLALADRINGMREQQAQILFDASQKLEVLNQQLARSNRLKDEFLATLTHELRTPMNGVIGSLELMQTESLDDELAQYQQTAAGSARDMMRMVNGILTLTELQAGRLAARPQVFGLRAVLDTLRQQFTASAQAKGLEFSVDVADTVPDRVIGDADKLTQCLDCLLDNAFKFTHHGAVRLRVVGVPQADGEWRLSFIVTDTGIGFAFLDEATLYQRFFQLDGSMTREYGGLGIGLAICRQLIELVGGRLTHHSEPRKGSRFQLEMDVKTIPPEPKTAAQVQPAQRSPQACTVLLVDDNSVAQLAVRGMLLKLGYRVKAVDGGPAALAALQESRFDAVVLDVPEGGFSLCCQIRALPGCGELPVIGLSTALNVTDRERCHGIGMSEHLAKPVRFEALQATLERLVLCPQQGESAEHSARMPLF is encoded by the coding sequence ATGCGCTATTTGCTGATTTTATTATTGTGCGGGCTGCCGCTGCTGGCCGGTGCCGTCGAGTTCAATCAGAGCACCCCAAGCCTGCCACTGGGCCGGGTTATGCAAGTGCTCGAAGACCCAACCGGCACCCTCACCATCGCCGACGTCAGTTCCCCTGCCTACGCCACCCAATTCAAGACTCACGACAAGCCCACCCTCAATGCCGGTTATTCGCGCTCGGTGTTCTGGCTCAAGGTCAACCTGCACTACACCGCCGTTGACCCCCGCTCCCCGCGTACGTGGTTTCTGGAACTGGCTTACCCGCCGCTCAATCGCCTGGACCTGTACCAGAACGACGGCACCGGCAACTATCGGCTGACCACCCGCACCGGCAGCGCGTTGCCGTTTTCCAGCCGCGAAGTGCGCCAGAGCAATTACCTGTTCAAGCTCAACTTCGTACCCGACCAGCGGCAGACGGTCTACCTGCGCCTCCAGAGCCAAGGCTCGATCCAGGCGCCGTTGACCCTCTGGGCAGGCACTGCCTATATGGAAGAGCAGCCGCTGCGCCTGTATGTGCTGGGCGCTATCTACGGCGTGTTGCTGGGCATGCTGGTCTACAACCTGTTCATCTATTTAAGTGTGCGCGACACCAGCTACCTCTATTACATCCTGTATATCGCCTCGTTCGGCCTGTATCAGTTGTCGGTCAACGGCGTGGCCGTGGAGTACTTCTGGCCGAACAACCCGTGGTGGGCGAACGCGGCGGTGCCATTCCTGATTGGCTCGGCGGCGTTGTTTGGCAGCCTGTTCGCGCGCAGCTTCCTGCACACTGCGCAACACAGCCGCTGGCTCAACCGCACCCTGCTGGCGCTGGCGTCCTGTGGCGGGCTGGTCATGGTGCTGGCGCTGGTGACCAGCTACGCGGTGGCGCTGCGCCTGGCCACTGCGTTGGCGCTGGTGTTCACCGTGACCATCTTCGTGGCGGCGATCAAGGCCTGGTATTGCGGCCAGCGCATGGCGCGCTATTTCATCATCGCCTGGTCGGCGTTCTTGCTCGGCGGGGTGGTCAATACGCTGATGGTGCTGGGCTATCTGCCCAACGTATTCCTCACCATGTATGCCAGCCAGATCGGCTCGGCCATCGAAGTCGCGCTGCTGTCCCTGGCCCTGGCCGACCGCATCAACGGCATGCGCGAGCAGCAGGCGCAGATCCTGTTCGACGCCAGTCAGAAGCTCGAAGTGCTCAACCAGCAACTGGCGCGCAGCAATCGGCTCAAGGATGAATTCCTCGCCACCTTGACCCACGAATTGCGCACGCCGATGAACGGCGTGATCGGCTCCCTTGAACTGATGCAAACCGAGTCTCTGGACGATGAGCTGGCGCAGTACCAGCAAACTGCCGCAGGTTCGGCGCGGGACATGATGCGCATGGTCAACGGCATTCTCACCCTGACCGAGTTGCAGGCCGGCCGCCTGGCTGCCCGACCGCAGGTGTTCGGCTTGCGCGCTGTGCTGGATACCTTGCGTCAGCAGTTCACCGCCAGCGCCCAGGCCAAGGGCCTGGAATTTTCCGTGGACGTTGCCGATACCGTGCCGGACCGGGTGATCGGTGACGCCGACAAGCTGACCCAGTGCCTGGATTGCCTGTTGGACAACGCCTTCAAATTCACCCACCACGGCGCGGTGCGTTTGCGCGTGGTGGGGGTTCCCCAGGCAGATGGCGAATGGCGCTTGAGCTTTATCGTGACCGACACCGGTATCGGCTTCGCCTTTCTGGACGAGGCCACGCTGTACCAGCGCTTCTTCCAGCTCGATGGCTCGATGACCCGCGAATACGGCGGCCTGGGCATTGGCCTGGCGATTTGCCGGCAGTTGATCGAGCTGGTGGGCGGACGTCTCACTCATCATTCAGAGCCCCGCAAGGGCAGTCGCTTCCAGCTGGAAATGGACGTCAAGACGATCCCGCCCGAACCAAAGACGGCCGCGCAGGTGCAGCCTGCACAACGATCGCCGCAGGCGTGCACGGTGTTGTTGGTGGATGACAACAGCGTGGCGCAACTGGCGGTGCGTGGCATGCTGCTCAAGCTGGGTTATCGGGTCAAAGCGGTGGACGGTGGCCCGGCGGCGCTGGCTGCTTTGCAGGAGAGCAGGTTCGACGCGGTGGTGCTGGATGTGCCTGAGGGCGGCTTCTCGTTGTGCTGCCAGATTCGTGCCTTGCCGGGCTGCGGTGAGTTGCCGGTGATCGGCCTGAGCACCGCGCTTAATGTGACCGATCGTGAGCGCTGCCATGGCATCGGCATGAGCGAGCACTTGGCCAAGCCGGTGCGTTTCGAGGCTTTGCAGGCGACACTGGAGCGTCTCGTACTGTGTCCGCAGCAAGGCGAAAGCGCCGAGCATTCGGCGCGTATGCCACTTTTTTAA
- a CDS encoding hydroxymethylpyrimidine/phosphomethylpyrimidine kinase has translation MNIYSSRPVVLCLSGHDPSGGAGLQADIEALLAQGCHAAPAVTALTVQNTVNVSDFRVLDREWVLAQANAVLGDSQVAAVKLGMLGSTAMVDTVVELLQAHPHLPVVCDPVLRAGGGGSLGKDEVGYAMRERLLPLALIATPNLPEARILAELPDGSADECAEKLLPFIKHLLITGGHGDEHEVHNRLYSRDGSRHTYTCQRLPGSYHGSGCTLASALAGRLAQGEGLASAVQSALNYTWRTLRDAEQLGQGQFVPRRLPLDFCS, from the coding sequence ATGAATATCTACAGCTCTCGCCCTGTTGTTCTCTGTCTCTCCGGCCACGATCCCAGTGGTGGCGCCGGCTTGCAGGCAGATATCGAAGCCCTGCTCGCCCAGGGTTGCCACGCGGCGCCTGCCGTCACCGCGCTGACCGTGCAGAACACCGTCAACGTCAGCGACTTCCGCGTGCTCGACCGCGAGTGGGTGCTGGCCCAGGCCAATGCCGTGCTCGGCGATTCGCAAGTCGCAGCGGTGAAGCTGGGCATGCTGGGGTCTACCGCGATGGTCGACACGGTGGTCGAACTGCTGCAGGCGCATCCGCACCTGCCGGTGGTCTGCGACCCGGTGCTGCGCGCCGGCGGTGGCGGCAGCCTGGGCAAGGATGAAGTGGGCTATGCGATGCGCGAGCGGCTGTTGCCCCTGGCACTGATCGCCACGCCCAACCTGCCCGAAGCGCGCATCCTTGCCGAATTGCCTGACGGCAGCGCCGATGAATGCGCCGAGAAGCTGCTCCCGTTCATCAAGCACCTGCTGATCACCGGCGGCCACGGCGACGAGCACGAAGTGCACAACCGCCTGTACAGCCGCGACGGCAGCCGCCACACCTACACCTGCCAACGTCTGCCCGGCAGCTATCACGGCTCCGGTTGCACGCTGGCCAGCGCATTGGCGGGGCGACTTGCGCAGGGCGAAGGCCTGGCCAGCGCCGTACAGTCGGCGCTGAACTACACCTGGCGCACCTTGCGTGACGCCGAACAACTCGGCCAGGGCCAGTTCGTACCGCGTCGGTTGCCACTGGATTTCTGCTCGTAG
- the thiE gene encoding thiamine phosphate synthase, giving the protein MKLRGLYAITDSQLLAGKFLAYVEAALEGGVTLLQYRDKSSDDARRLREAEKLRELCARYKTQLIINDDAELAARLGVGVHLGQTDGPLTPARSLLGSRAIIGATCHSQIELAEQAAREGASYVAFGRFFNSTTKPGAPAASLEMLAEARKRLNLPICVIGGVTLENAEPLVAHGADLLAVVHGLFGADSTQEVTRRARAFNDLLKSSV; this is encoded by the coding sequence ATGAAACTACGTGGCCTTTACGCCATTACCGACAGCCAACTGTTGGCCGGCAAGTTCCTCGCCTACGTCGAAGCGGCGCTGGAAGGCGGCGTGACACTGTTGCAGTACCGCGACAAAAGCAGCGACGACGCGCGCCGCCTGCGTGAAGCCGAGAAACTGCGTGAGCTGTGCGCGCGCTACAAGACTCAATTGATCATCAACGACGACGCCGAACTGGCCGCACGCCTGGGCGTGGGCGTGCACCTGGGCCAGACCGACGGCCCGCTGACCCCGGCCCGTTCGCTGCTCGGCTCCAGGGCGATCATCGGTGCCACGTGCCACAGCCAGATCGAACTGGCCGAACAGGCTGCCAGGGAGGGCGCCAGCTATGTCGCCTTTGGCCGTTTCTTCAATTCCACCACCAAGCCCGGCGCCCCTGCCGCCAGCCTTGAAATGCTGGCCGAGGCGCGCAAGCGCCTGAACCTGCCGATCTGCGTGATCGGCGGCGTCACCCTGGAAAACGCCGAACCGCTGGTGGCCCACGGGGCCGACCTGCTCGCCGTGGTGCACGGCCTGTTCGGCGCCGACAGCACCCAGGAAGTCACGCGCCGCGCCCGTGCATTCAACGACCTTCTTAAATCTTCAGTTTAG
- the hemL gene encoding glutamate-1-semialdehyde 2,1-aminomutase codes for MSRSETLFANAQKHIPGGVNSPVRAFKSVGGTPLFFKHAEGAYVTDEDDKRYVDYVGSWGPMILGHSHPDVLDAVRQQLQHGLSYGAPTAMETEMADLVCSIVPSMEMVRMVSSGTEATMSAIRLARGFTGRDSIIKFEGCYHGHSDSLLVKAGSGALTQGVPSSAGVPAAFAKHTLTLPFNDIAAVEQMLSEVGQDVACIIVEPVAGNMNCVPPAPGFLEGLREQCDKHGVVLIFDEVMTGFRVALGGAQAHYGVTPDLSTFGKIIGGGMPVGCFGGKREIMQHIAPLGPVYQAGTLSGNPLAMAAGLTTLRLISRPGFHAELTDYTTRLLDGLQVRADAAGIPFVTTQAGGMFGLYFSGADDIVTFDDVMGSDADLFKRFFHLMLEGGVYLAPSAFEAGFTSIAHGDAELKLTLDAAERAFAALK; via the coding sequence ATGTCCCGTTCCGAAACCCTGTTTGCCAACGCCCAGAAACACATCCCCGGTGGTGTGAACTCCCCCGTGCGTGCGTTCAAGAGCGTGGGCGGCACGCCGTTGTTCTTCAAGCACGCAGAAGGCGCCTATGTCACCGACGAAGATGACAAGCGCTACGTCGACTACGTCGGCTCCTGGGGCCCGATGATCCTCGGTCACAGCCATCCGGACGTGCTGGACGCCGTACGCCAGCAGCTGCAGCACGGTTTGTCCTACGGTGCTCCGACCGCGATGGAAACCGAGATGGCCGACCTGGTCTGCTCGATCGTGCCGTCGATGGAAATGGTGCGCATGGTCAGCTCCGGCACCGAAGCCACCATGAGCGCCATCCGCCTGGCCCGTGGTTTCACCGGTCGCGACAGCATCATCAAGTTCGAAGGCTGCTACCACGGCCATTCCGACAGCCTGCTGGTGAAAGCCGGCTCCGGCGCGCTGACCCAGGGCGTTCCGAGTTCGGCCGGCGTGCCGGCCGCGTTTGCCAAACACACCCTGACCCTGCCATTCAACGACATCGCCGCCGTGGAGCAGATGCTCAGTGAAGTCGGCCAGGACGTGGCCTGCATCATCGTCGAGCCGGTCGCCGGCAACATGAACTGCGTACCGCCGGCCCCGGGCTTCCTCGAAGGCTTGCGCGAGCAGTGCGACAAGCACGGCGTGGTGTTGATCTTTGACGAAGTGATGACCGGTTTCCGTGTCGCCCTCGGCGGTGCCCAGGCTCACTATGGCGTCACACCGGACCTGAGCACCTTCGGCAAAATCATCGGCGGCGGCATGCCCGTGGGCTGCTTCGGCGGCAAGCGCGAGATCATGCAGCACATCGCTCCCCTGGGCCCGGTCTACCAGGCCGGCACGCTGTCCGGTAACCCGCTGGCAATGGCCGCCGGCCTGACCACCCTGCGCTTGATCAGCCGCCCGGGCTTTCACGCCGAGCTGACCGACTACACCACCCGCCTGCTGGACGGCCTGCAAGTGCGCGCCGACGCCGCCGGCATCCCGTTTGTGACCACCCAGGCCGGCGGCATGTTTGGCCTGTATTTCAGCGGCGCCGACGACATCGTCACCTTTGATGACGTCATGGGCAGCGACGCTGACTTGTTCAAGCGCTTCTTCCACCTGATGCTCGAAGGCGGTGTGTACCTGGCACCAAGCGCCTTTGAAGCCGGCTTCACCTCGATCGCCCATGGCGATGCCGAGCTCAAGCTGACCCTGGATGCTGCCGAGCGCGCCTTCGCGGCCCTGAAATAA
- a CDS encoding tetratricopeptide repeat protein: MKRTGRTLVLGCLLLLQPLLAHAQAGGNSLLIPAMGRCTLNTQPDTQAEALSACQKQADEGDAQAQYELGEYYHDSKNPAVDLNKALSYFEKASLQGHAQAQFQLGNMFFRGEGVPANNVQAYIVLKMAAVNGAEDALDTADEVAEHMQRDELEVATQVLGQIFRNYLQELQSADGRSPFSPLP, encoded by the coding sequence ATGAAACGCACCGGCCGCACCCTGGTTCTGGGCTGCCTGTTGCTCCTTCAGCCGCTGCTGGCGCATGCACAAGCAGGCGGCAACTCGTTGTTAATCCCAGCGATGGGTCGCTGCACCCTCAATACCCAGCCCGACACCCAGGCCGAAGCCCTGAGCGCGTGCCAGAAACAGGCCGATGAGGGGGATGCGCAAGCGCAGTACGAGTTGGGCGAGTACTACCACGACAGCAAGAACCCGGCCGTCGACCTCAACAAAGCGTTGAGCTACTTCGAAAAGGCCTCGCTCCAGGGCCACGCCCAGGCGCAATTCCAGTTGGGCAATATGTTCTTTCGCGGCGAAGGCGTACCGGCCAATAACGTCCAGGCCTACATCGTGCTGAAAATGGCTGCGGTCAACGGCGCCGAAGACGCGCTGGACACCGCCGACGAAGTCGCCGAGCACATGCAGCGCGATGAACTGGAAGTGGCAACCCAGGTGCTGGGGCAAATCTTCCGCAATTACCTGCAGGAACTGCAGAGTGCCGACGGGCGTTCGCCCTTCTCACCCCTGCCCTGA